The following proteins are encoded in a genomic region of Mycolicibacterium confluentis:
- the gndA gene encoding NADP-dependent phosphogluconate dehydrogenase — protein sequence MTSPGSESTNGTAQIGVTGLAVMGSNIARNFARHGYTVALHNRSIAKTDALLAEHGSEGNFVRSETIPEFLAALEKPRRVLIMVKAGDPTDAVINELADAMEPGDIIIDGGNSLYTDTIRREKAIRARGLHFVGAGISGGEEGALNGPSIMPGGPAESYESLGPLLEEISAHVDGVPCCTHIGPDGAGHFVKMVHNGIEYSDMQLIGEAYQLLRDGLGKSASEIAAVFDEWNSGDLDSFLVEITAEVLKQVDAKTGKPLVDLILDEAEQKGTGRWTVKSALDLGVPVTGIAEAVFARALSGSVAQRKATTGLASGDLGAKPGDAEQFTEDIRQALYASKIIAYAQGFNQIQAGSAEYNWGITPGDMATIWRGGCIIRAKFLNRIKDAFDTDPDLPTLIVDPYFRSAIENAIDGWRRVVVKATELGIPIPGFSSALSYYDGLRTERLPAALTQGLRDFFGAHTYGRIDTDPARRFHTLWSGDRTEVEA from the coding sequence ATGACCTCCCCCGGCTCCGAGTCCACGAACGGCACCGCGCAGATCGGAGTCACCGGCCTCGCCGTCATGGGCTCCAACATCGCCCGCAACTTCGCCCGGCACGGCTACACCGTCGCGCTGCACAACCGCTCGATCGCCAAGACCGACGCCCTGCTCGCCGAGCACGGATCCGAAGGCAACTTCGTGCGCAGTGAGACCATCCCGGAATTCCTTGCCGCACTTGAGAAGCCGCGCCGGGTTCTGATCATGGTCAAGGCCGGCGACCCGACCGACGCCGTCATCAACGAGCTTGCCGACGCCATGGAGCCCGGCGACATCATCATCGACGGCGGCAACTCTCTCTACACCGACACCATCCGCCGCGAGAAGGCGATCCGCGCCCGCGGACTGCACTTCGTCGGTGCGGGCATCTCCGGCGGCGAAGAGGGTGCGCTCAACGGCCCGTCGATCATGCCGGGCGGCCCGGCCGAGTCCTACGAGAGCCTGGGCCCGCTGCTCGAGGAGATCTCCGCACACGTCGACGGCGTGCCGTGCTGCACCCACATCGGCCCCGACGGCGCCGGACACTTCGTCAAGATGGTGCACAACGGCATCGAGTACTCAGACATGCAGTTGATCGGCGAGGCCTACCAACTGCTGCGCGACGGCCTGGGCAAGTCCGCCTCCGAGATCGCCGCGGTGTTCGACGAATGGAACTCCGGCGACCTGGACAGCTTCCTGGTCGAGATCACCGCCGAGGTGCTCAAGCAGGTCGATGCGAAGACCGGTAAGCCGCTGGTCGACCTGATCCTCGACGAGGCCGAGCAGAAGGGCACCGGTCGCTGGACCGTGAAGTCCGCACTTGATCTCGGCGTGCCGGTCACGGGTATCGCCGAGGCCGTGTTCGCCCGTGCGCTGTCGGGTTCGGTTGCCCAGCGCAAGGCCACCACCGGACTGGCCTCCGGCGACCTCGGCGCCAAACCCGGTGACGCAGAACAGTTCACCGAGGACATCCGTCAGGCGCTGTACGCGTCGAAGATCATCGCCTATGCGCAGGGCTTCAACCAGATCCAAGCCGGCTCCGCCGAATACAACTGGGGCATCACGCCCGGCGATATGGCGACCATCTGGCGTGGCGGCTGCATCATCCGCGCCAAGTTCCTCAACCGGATCAAGGACGCCTTCGACACCGACCCCGATCTGCCCACACTGATCGTCGACCCGTACTTCCGCAGCGCGATCGAGAACGCCATCGACGGCTGGCGCCGCGTCGTGGTCAAGGCCACCGAACTGGGCATCCCGATCCCGGGCTTCTCCTCGGCCCTGTCGTACTACGACGGCCTGCGCACCGAGCGACTGCCCGCGGCGCTGACCCAGGGGCTGCGCGACTTCTTCGGCGCCCACACCTACGGCCGCATCGACACCGATCCGGCCCGGCGGTTCCACACGCTGTGGAGCGGCGACCGCACCGAGGTCGAGGCCTAG
- a CDS encoding ABC transporter ATP-binding protein, protein MAEASAEVTLSGISRAFGALRVLDGVDLQVPAGTMTAVLGPSGCGKTTLLRIVAGFESPDAGSVRIAGDVVAGSGAAVPAHRRRVGLMPQEGALFPHRTVAGNIAFGLRAAHRRDSAAVVARWLEVVGLSGLADARPGQLSGGQQQRVALARALAAGPRVLLLDEPFAALDAGLRVRVREDITAILRESGTTAILVTHDQDEALSLADTVAVLFDGTIAQHAAPADLYDRPATLQVARFVGGTVELAGDCRGGVVRTALGAHPVRIPVPDGPVTMVARPEQLHLGGGDDPRGTVTDRRYYGSRAVLRVRLDGGAQVSVHTQADVAAASGDQVTVGVRGTVLAFASPSGGQGMALGEPGG, encoded by the coding sequence GTGGCTGAGGCGTCCGCCGAGGTGACTTTGAGCGGGATAAGCAGAGCGTTCGGCGCACTGCGGGTGCTCGACGGTGTCGACCTGCAGGTGCCCGCGGGCACCATGACGGCTGTGCTGGGACCGTCGGGGTGCGGTAAGACGACCCTGCTGCGGATCGTCGCCGGCTTCGAGAGCCCAGACGCCGGTTCCGTCCGGATCGCGGGGGACGTCGTGGCCGGATCGGGCGCCGCGGTCCCCGCTCATCGGCGCCGCGTGGGGTTGATGCCGCAGGAGGGTGCGCTGTTCCCACACCGCACGGTCGCGGGCAACATCGCATTCGGTCTGCGCGCAGCGCACCGGCGAGACTCGGCCGCGGTCGTGGCGCGGTGGCTCGAGGTGGTCGGACTGTCCGGGCTTGCCGACGCCCGTCCGGGGCAGTTGTCCGGTGGGCAGCAGCAGCGCGTCGCATTGGCCCGCGCGCTGGCGGCGGGTCCGCGGGTCCTGCTGCTCGACGAACCCTTCGCGGCACTGGACGCGGGGCTGAGAGTGCGTGTCCGAGAGGACATCACGGCCATCCTGCGAGAGTCCGGGACGACGGCGATCCTGGTCACCCACGATCAGGATGAGGCGCTGTCGCTGGCCGACACGGTGGCCGTGCTGTTCGACGGAACCATCGCCCAACACGCCGCTCCGGCAGACCTGTACGACCGTCCCGCGACGCTGCAGGTCGCGCGATTCGTAGGTGGCACAGTCGAATTGGCCGGAGACTGTCGCGGGGGCGTGGTGCGCACCGCGCTCGGCGCACATCCGGTCCGGATTCCGGTTCCCGACGGCCCGGTCACGATGGTTGCGCGGCCCGAACAGCTGCACCTCGGCGGAGGTGACGATCCGCGCGGCACCGTGACCGACAGGCGTTACTACGGTTCGCGCGCCGTCCTTCGCGTTCGGTTGGACGGCGGCGCCCAGGTCAGCGTGCACACCCAAGCCGACGTCGCGGCCGCCTCCGGCGATCAGGTCACCGTCGGGGTGCGCGGCACGGTGCTGGCGTTCGCCTCACCATCCGGTGGGCAGGGGATGGCCCTCGGCGAACCCGGCGGCTGA
- a CDS encoding urease subunit gamma produces MRLTPHEQDRLLLSYAAELARRRQARGLKLNHPEAVAVITDHLLEGARDGRTVAELMVSGRSVLSRDDVMEGIPEMLHDVQVEATFPDGTKLVTVHHPIA; encoded by the coding sequence ATGCGACTGACACCGCATGAACAGGACCGACTGCTGCTGTCGTACGCGGCCGAACTCGCGCGCCGTCGGCAGGCCCGTGGCCTCAAGCTGAACCACCCGGAGGCGGTGGCGGTGATCACCGACCATCTGCTCGAGGGCGCTCGAGACGGACGGACCGTCGCCGAGTTGATGGTCAGCGGTCGCTCGGTGCTGTCCCGTGACGACGTGATGGAGGGGATCCCGGAGATGCTGCACGACGTCCAGGTCGAGGCGACGTTCCCCGACGGCACCAAGCTGGTCACCGTCCACCACCCGATCGCATGA
- a CDS encoding ABC transporter permease has protein sequence MGFARPARTRAGGRPPALLTLVAAAVVAATLVPLVYLFERALGRGAGFVLDELLQPRTALLIGRSAALVLLVTAACVVLGVGFAVLVSRTDVPGRRFLAVALTLPMAMPSYLVAFLWISLFPWLQGLWGSVLVLTLVSYPLVFLTTLAALARTDPAQEEVARSLGHHGWSVLFGVTLRSARPAITAGALLVALYVLSDFGAVAAMRYEAFTWVIYGAYRSGFNPSRAAVLALLLLVFAVALVVAERLARGRADARVGSGSPRPAAVISLGRWRPVATAVAVAVLLAAIAVPLFALSDWLSAGGLRWDAQQWWDALAATLWLSAIAAVVSTAAALPLGVLAARYRTPNTRLLESASYVSHGLPGIVVAIAMVSLGVLLLHPIYQRAPLLILAYAVLLIPLAVGSVRAAVEASPVRLDEVAQSLGRSPVQAFASVTARNAAPGIAAAAALVLLTCMKELPVTLLLHPTGTDTLATRLWAHSFVSDYSSAAPYAVALVMFAAIPTAALGIWTTRAGGVRGG, from the coding sequence TTGGGATTCGCTCGGCCAGCGCGCACCCGCGCGGGAGGCCGTCCGCCCGCGCTGCTGACGCTGGTGGCGGCCGCGGTCGTGGCAGCCACGTTGGTGCCGCTGGTCTATCTGTTTGAGCGAGCGCTGGGGCGCGGCGCCGGTTTCGTGCTCGATGAACTGCTGCAACCCCGCACGGCGCTGCTGATCGGGCGGTCGGCGGCGCTCGTGCTGCTCGTGACCGCGGCCTGCGTGGTGCTCGGTGTGGGATTCGCGGTGTTGGTGTCGCGCACCGACGTGCCGGGCCGCCGGTTTCTGGCGGTGGCGCTGACTCTGCCCATGGCTATGCCGAGCTATCTGGTTGCCTTCCTGTGGATTTCGTTGTTCCCGTGGTTGCAGGGACTGTGGGGCTCGGTGTTGGTGCTGACGCTGGTGAGCTATCCGCTGGTGTTCCTCACCACGCTGGCCGCGTTGGCCCGGACTGATCCGGCGCAGGAGGAGGTCGCGCGGTCACTCGGTCACCACGGCTGGTCGGTGCTCTTCGGGGTCACGCTGCGGTCGGCCAGGCCCGCGATCACCGCCGGTGCCCTGCTGGTGGCGCTGTACGTGCTCAGTGACTTCGGTGCGGTCGCGGCGATGCGCTACGAGGCGTTCACGTGGGTGATCTACGGCGCCTACCGGTCCGGGTTCAACCCGTCCCGCGCCGCGGTGCTGGCGCTGCTGCTGTTGGTGTTCGCGGTCGCCCTGGTGGTCGCCGAGCGACTGGCCCGCGGGAGGGCCGACGCGCGGGTGGGATCGGGGAGTCCGCGTCCGGCGGCGGTGATTTCGCTGGGGCGCTGGCGCCCGGTGGCGACCGCCGTGGCGGTGGCGGTTCTGCTCGCCGCCATCGCAGTCCCGCTCTTCGCGTTGTCGGACTGGCTCAGCGCCGGCGGCCTTCGGTGGGACGCCCAGCAGTGGTGGGACGCCTTGGCCGCCACGCTGTGGTTGTCGGCGATCGCCGCCGTGGTCAGCACGGCGGCCGCGCTGCCGCTGGGAGTGCTGGCGGCGAGGTATCGCACGCCGAACACCAGACTGCTTGAGAGCGCGTCCTATGTGAGCCACGGGCTGCCAGGCATCGTCGTCGCGATCGCGATGGTGTCGCTGGGAGTGCTGCTGCTGCACCCGATCTACCAGCGTGCACCGTTGCTGATCCTCGCGTACGCGGTGCTGTTGATTCCGCTGGCGGTCGGATCGGTACGTGCGGCGGTGGAGGCCAGCCCCGTGCGCCTCGATGAGGTCGCTCAATCCCTCGGGCGCTCACCGGTGCAGGCGTTCGCGTCCGTGACGGCCCGCAACGCTGCGCCCGGGATCGCCGCCGCGGCGGCCCTGGTGCTGCTGACGTGCATGAAGGAACTCCCGGTGACTCTGCTCCTTCATCCGACCGGCACGGACACGCTGGCCACTCGGCTGTGGGCGCACAGTTTCGTCAGCGACTACTCCAGCGCCGCGCCGTATGCCGTGGCGCTGGTGATGTTCGCAGCGATACCGACTGCGGCACTGGGGATCTGGACGACGAGAGCGGGAGGGGTGCGTGGTGGCTGA
- a CDS encoding M56 family metallopeptidase, with product MSALAFALLAVVLVGPAPAVLARAKWPLRAPRAALVLWQAVAVAAVLSTFSAGIAIASGLLAPGLDGRPTRSLTAEIDRLGWPLWLLYVSAFAVTLLVGARLIVKIIGVAVATRRRRAHHRMLVDLLSVNHGSPAAQACTRASELRILDVEQPLAYCLPGVRSRVVVSEGALAAFDDSEVTAILTHERAHLRARHDLVLEAFTAVHAAFPRFVRSASALDAVRLLIELLADDAAVRAAGPTPLARALVACAAARPPSGALAAGGPTTVVRVRRLAGRPNSPAFATAAYLSAVAVLVVPTIAVAVPWLTELKRLITG from the coding sequence GTGTCCGCGCTGGCCTTCGCCCTCCTAGCTGTGGTGCTGGTTGGTCCTGCTCCGGCGGTGCTGGCACGGGCGAAGTGGCCGCTGCGGGCGCCCCGGGCCGCCCTGGTGCTGTGGCAGGCCGTCGCCGTGGCCGCCGTCCTGTCCACGTTCAGCGCCGGAATCGCCATCGCCAGCGGCCTGCTGGCACCCGGCCTCGACGGACGTCCAACCCGCTCGCTGACGGCTGAAATCGACCGGCTCGGCTGGCCGCTGTGGCTCCTGTACGTGTCGGCATTCGCGGTCACACTGCTGGTCGGCGCGCGTCTGATCGTGAAGATCATCGGCGTGGCCGTGGCCACCCGCCGCCGCCGCGCACACCATCGCATGCTCGTCGACCTGCTGAGCGTCAACCACGGCTCCCCCGCCGCACAGGCGTGTACGCGGGCCAGCGAGCTGCGCATCCTTGACGTCGAACAGCCACTGGCCTACTGCCTACCCGGTGTCCGCAGCCGGGTGGTGGTCAGCGAAGGCGCGCTGGCCGCGTTCGACGACTCCGAGGTCACGGCCATCCTCACGCATGAGCGCGCACACCTGCGGGCCCGGCATGACCTGGTCCTCGAGGCCTTCACCGCGGTGCACGCCGCGTTCCCGCGCTTTGTCCGCAGCGCGAGCGCGCTGGATGCGGTGCGACTGCTGATCGAACTCCTCGCCGACGACGCCGCGGTGCGCGCGGCCGGGCCCACACCGCTCGCCCGCGCCCTGGTGGCCTGCGCCGCGGCCCGCCCGCCGTCCGGGGCCCTGGCCGCCGGCGGCCCCACGACCGTCGTCCGTGTCCGCAGGCTCGCGGGCCGGCCGAACAGCCCGGCGTTCGCCACCGCGGCGTATCTGAGTGCGGTCGCCGTGCTGGTCGTGCCCACGATCGCCGTCGCGGTCCCGTGGCTGACCGAGCTGAAGCGCCTCATCACCGGCTGA
- a CDS encoding urease subunit alpha, translating to MTELSRQRYAALFGPTTGDRIRLADTDLLIEITEDRSGGPGLAGDEAVFGGGKVLRESMGQSRATRADGAPDTVITGAVILDHWGIIKADIGIRDGRIVGIGKAGNPDIMSGVHPNLVVGPSTEIIAGNGRIVTAGAIDCHVHLICPQIMAEALGGGITTIIAGGTGPAEGSKATTVTPGAWHLARMLESLDTWPLNVALLGKGNTVSAEAMWEQLRGGAAGFKLHEDWGTTPAAIDACLTVSEAAGVQANIHTDTLNEMGFVEDTLAAIKGRSIHAYHTEGAGGGHAPDIITVVSHPNVLPSSTNPTRPHTVNTLDEHLDMLMVCHHLNPSVPEDLAFAESRIRPSTIAAEDLLHDIGAISMIGSDAQAMGRIGEVVMRTWQTAHVMKLRRGALPGDGAADNHRARRYVAKYTICPAIAHGLDDEIGSVEVGKLADLVLWEPAFFGVRPHAVLKGGMIAWAAMGDANASIPTPQPVLPRPMFGAAPAAAAATSVHFVAPQAIEDGLADRLDVRRKLVPVKNVRQVVKAHMPLNDATPAIEVDPDTFTVRINGEVWQEQPAAQLPMAQRYFLF from the coding sequence ATGACAGAACTGTCCCGGCAGCGATACGCCGCGCTGTTCGGCCCGACCACGGGCGACCGCATCCGACTGGCCGACACCGACCTGCTCATCGAGATCACCGAGGACCGCAGCGGCGGCCCGGGACTCGCAGGTGACGAGGCCGTCTTCGGCGGCGGCAAGGTGCTCCGCGAGTCGATGGGGCAGAGCCGGGCCACCCGGGCCGACGGCGCGCCCGACACCGTCATCACCGGTGCGGTGATCCTCGACCATTGGGGAATCATCAAGGCCGACATCGGCATCCGCGACGGCAGGATCGTCGGCATCGGCAAGGCCGGCAATCCCGACATCATGTCGGGGGTGCACCCGAATCTGGTCGTCGGCCCGTCCACCGAGATCATCGCGGGTAACGGCAGGATCGTCACCGCGGGCGCCATCGACTGCCACGTGCATCTGATCTGCCCGCAGATCATGGCCGAGGCGCTCGGCGGCGGCATCACGACGATCATCGCCGGCGGCACCGGGCCCGCTGAGGGCAGCAAGGCCACCACCGTCACGCCGGGCGCATGGCACCTGGCCCGCATGCTGGAGTCGCTGGACACATGGCCGCTCAACGTCGCGCTGCTCGGCAAGGGCAACACTGTCAGCGCGGAGGCCATGTGGGAGCAGTTGCGCGGCGGCGCAGCGGGTTTCAAGCTCCACGAGGACTGGGGTACCACGCCGGCCGCGATAGACGCCTGCCTCACGGTGTCCGAGGCGGCGGGCGTGCAGGCCAACATCCACACCGACACGCTCAACGAGATGGGCTTCGTCGAGGACACACTGGCCGCCATCAAGGGCCGCTCGATCCACGCCTATCACACCGAGGGTGCGGGCGGCGGCCACGCGCCCGACATCATCACCGTCGTCAGCCACCCGAACGTGCTGCCGAGTTCGACCAACCCGACTCGGCCGCACACCGTCAACACCCTCGACGAGCACCTCGACATGTTGATGGTCTGCCATCACCTCAATCCCAGCGTCCCCGAGGATCTGGCGTTCGCGGAGAGCCGGATCCGGCCATCGACGATCGCCGCCGAAGACCTTCTGCATGACATCGGCGCGATCTCGATGATCGGCAGCGACGCGCAGGCGATGGGCCGCATCGGCGAGGTCGTGATGCGGACCTGGCAGACCGCACACGTGATGAAGCTCCGGCGTGGCGCACTGCCGGGAGACGGTGCCGCGGACAACCATCGGGCGCGGCGCTACGTCGCCAAGTACACGATCTGTCCGGCGATCGCCCACGGTCTGGACGACGAGATCGGGTCGGTCGAGGTGGGCAAACTGGCCGACCTGGTGCTGTGGGAGCCGGCCTTCTTCGGCGTGCGCCCACACGCGGTCCTCAAGGGCGGCATGATCGCGTGGGCGGCCATGGGGGATGCCAACGCGTCGATCCCGACCCCGCAGCCGGTGCTGCCACGCCCGATGTTCGGCGCCGCCCCGGCGGCCGCCGCGGCCACCTCGGTGCACTTCGTCGCGCCGCAGGCGATCGAGGACGGGTTGGCCGACCGGCTCGATGTTCGTCGAAAGCTGGTGCCGGTCAAGAATGTTCGGCAGGTCGTCAAGGCGCACATGCCGCTCAACGACGCGACGCCGGCGATCGAGGTCGACCCGGACACCTTCACGGTCCGCATCAACGGCGAGGTGTGGCAGGAGCAGCCCGCCGCGCAACTGCCCATGGCGCAGCGCTATTTCCTGTTCTGA
- a CDS encoding urease subunit beta, protein MVPGEILFADGVIQLNAGADRVELEIVNTGDRPVQVGSHVHLPQANGALDFDRTAAHGHRFDIPAGTAVRFEPGVPQRVSLVPLAGTREVHGLSLTPPGKLDG, encoded by the coding sequence ATTGTGCCCGGCGAGATCCTGTTCGCCGATGGCGTCATCCAGCTCAACGCAGGTGCCGACCGTGTGGAGCTTGAGATCGTCAACACCGGCGACCGGCCCGTGCAGGTCGGCAGTCACGTGCATCTGCCGCAGGCCAACGGTGCGCTCGACTTCGACCGCACCGCGGCGCACGGGCATCGTTTCGACATCCCGGCCGGCACGGCGGTCAGGTTCGAACCCGGTGTGCCGCAGCGCGTGAGCCTCGTGCCGCTGGCAGGAACCCGCGAGGTGCACGGACTGAGCCTGACTCCACCAGGAAAGCTGGACGGCTGA
- a CDS encoding iron reductase, translating to MTALVDDPLIAGMAIRRMLPLHESSRRLRSLYPECPRVYGVAVMEDVSKRRWWPLASALSGEKFEQMYRDAALEMDSRTAAAQQLAATLAHAVIGRVVALVVLEGRAWDTGLENLWVHVDSEGAIDWLGVVDPTLRVLPEDPCSAAEGVVELPSEAALATWIAHRCHRSLAPLFRRLHEVSEGVVSVASMWHTVGTAIVVAATQVPQLAGSSEVVGMRRGQAVLDALVGFGLPVRGEAGLRGRAAGQRPRFLRASRHEGLANLGQPCLS from the coding sequence GTGACCGCTTTAGTCGACGACCCGTTGATCGCGGGGATGGCGATCCGCCGCATGCTGCCGCTGCATGAGTCGAGTCGGCGGCTTCGGTCGCTCTATCCCGAATGTCCGCGGGTGTACGGCGTGGCCGTCATGGAGGACGTGTCGAAACGGCGGTGGTGGCCCCTGGCGTCCGCGCTCAGCGGTGAGAAGTTCGAGCAGATGTACCGCGACGCCGCACTTGAGATGGATAGTCGCACGGCCGCTGCGCAGCAGTTGGCCGCGACGCTCGCGCATGCGGTGATTGGGCGCGTGGTCGCGTTGGTGGTGCTCGAAGGTCGGGCCTGGGACACCGGCCTGGAGAACCTGTGGGTGCACGTCGACTCCGAGGGTGCGATCGATTGGCTCGGCGTGGTCGACCCGACCCTGCGGGTTCTGCCCGAGGATCCGTGCAGCGCCGCCGAGGGCGTCGTCGAACTCCCCAGTGAGGCCGCGCTTGCCACGTGGATCGCACACCGATGCCACCGCTCCTTGGCGCCGCTGTTCCGCAGGCTCCACGAGGTCAGCGAGGGAGTGGTCAGCGTCGCGTCGATGTGGCACACCGTCGGCACGGCCATCGTGGTCGCCGCCACCCAGGTGCCGCAGCTGGCCGGCTCGAGTGAGGTCGTCGGGATGCGTCGCGGACAGGCGGTCCTGGACGCGCTGGTCGGCTTCGGCCTGCCGGTGCGCGGCGAGGCGGGACTGCGCGGACGCGCTGCCGGGCAGCGCCCGAGATTTCTGCGGGCGAGCCGACACGAAGGCCTTGCAAATTTAGGGCAGCCTTGCCTATCATGA
- a CDS encoding BlaI/MecI/CopY family transcriptional regulator, protein MTKMARLGELEQAVMDHLWAAPEPQTVRQVHEALRERRDLAYTTVMTVLQRLAKKHLVVQHRDDRAHRYAPTHGRDELVAGLMVDALEQTSDSGIRRAALVHFVERVGVDEARALRQALAELEAKHGLTGPAGETAVG, encoded by the coding sequence ATGACGAAAATGGCGCGGCTAGGGGAGCTGGAACAGGCGGTCATGGACCACCTGTGGGCGGCCCCCGAGCCCCAAACGGTGCGGCAGGTGCACGAAGCGCTGCGCGAACGGCGGGACCTGGCCTACACCACGGTGATGACAGTGCTCCAGCGACTGGCCAAGAAGCATCTGGTCGTGCAGCACCGCGACGACAGGGCGCATCGTTATGCGCCCACACATGGACGCGACGAATTGGTCGCGGGCCTCATGGTCGACGCACTCGAGCAGACCTCCGACAGCGGCATCCGTCGGGCGGCGCTGGTCCACTTCGTCGAGCGCGTGGGCGTCGACGAAGCGCGGGCGCTGCGCCAAGCGCTGGCCGAACTCGAGGCGAAGCATGGCCTGACAGGGCCCGCTGGCGAAACCGCCGTCGGCTGA
- a CDS encoding PaaI family thioesterase: MHETHSAFPEGFESPFDNELGLVFTEVTPHGIKAQLDVKPTLLQPMGIVHGGVYCSVIEAVASTSAYVWLAEHGGGNVVGVNNNTDFLRAISAGTVYATSESLHRGRRQQLWIVTICDEKDRVVARGQVRLQNLEA, encoded by the coding sequence GTGCATGAAACCCATTCGGCGTTCCCGGAGGGCTTCGAGTCGCCCTTCGACAATGAACTCGGGCTCGTCTTCACCGAAGTCACCCCGCACGGCATCAAGGCTCAGTTGGACGTCAAGCCGACCCTGCTGCAGCCGATGGGCATCGTGCACGGCGGCGTGTACTGCTCGGTCATCGAGGCAGTCGCCAGCACGTCGGCCTACGTGTGGCTGGCCGAGCACGGCGGCGGCAACGTGGTCGGCGTCAACAACAACACCGACTTCCTGCGCGCCATCTCGGCCGGCACGGTCTACGCCACCTCCGAATCGTTGCACCGCGGACGGCGCCAGCAGCTGTGGATCGTGACCATCTGCGACGAGAAGGACCGTGTCGTGGCCAGGGGTCAGGTGCGTCTCCAGAATCTCGAGGCCTGA
- a CDS encoding GuaB1 family IMP dehydrogenase-related protein, with protein sequence MQFLHGHQPAYDLTYDDVFVVPNRSDVTSRFDVDLSTSDGTGTTIPVVVANMTAVAGRRMAETVARRGGIVVIPQDLPIDAVKETVDFVKSRDLIADTPVMLSPDDSVSDATALIHKRAHGAAVVVFENRPIGLVTEAACVGVDRFARVRDIAAPDFVSAPVGTDPRGIFDMLEHAPIDVAVLTEADGSLAGVLTRTGAVRAGIYTPAVDSRNRLRIAAAVGINGDVAAKAQALAEVGVDVLVVDTAHGHQLKMLDAIKSVSSLDLGLPLAAGNVVSADGVRDLVNAGATIVKVGVGPGAMCTTRMMTGVGRPQFSAVLECSLAARELGAHVWADGGVRHPRDVALALAAGASNVMIGSWFAGTYESPGDLMRDRDGQPYKESYGMASKRAVAARTAGDDAFDRARKGLFEEGISTSRMALDPERGGVEDLLDHITSGVRSTCTYVGAATLPELHEKVVLGVQSAAGFAEGHPLPTGW encoded by the coding sequence GTGCAGTTCCTTCACGGCCACCAGCCGGCGTATGACCTGACCTACGACGACGTCTTCGTCGTCCCCAATCGCAGTGACGTCACGTCCCGGTTCGACGTGGACCTGTCGACATCGGACGGCACCGGCACCACGATCCCCGTGGTGGTGGCGAACATGACGGCAGTGGCTGGGCGCCGGATGGCCGAGACCGTGGCCCGCCGCGGCGGCATCGTGGTGATACCCCAGGATCTGCCGATCGACGCGGTCAAGGAGACCGTGGACTTCGTCAAGAGCCGCGACCTGATCGCCGACACCCCGGTCATGCTCTCCCCCGACGACTCGGTGTCCGACGCCACGGCACTGATCCACAAGCGCGCGCACGGCGCGGCGGTCGTGGTCTTCGAGAATCGGCCCATCGGCCTGGTGACCGAGGCGGCCTGCGTGGGCGTCGACAGGTTCGCCCGGGTCCGCGACATCGCCGCGCCGGACTTCGTCAGCGCCCCCGTCGGGACCGACCCGCGCGGGATCTTCGACATGCTCGAGCACGCGCCGATCGACGTCGCGGTGCTGACCGAGGCCGACGGCAGCCTGGCCGGGGTGCTGACCCGGACCGGCGCCGTCCGGGCTGGCATCTACACCCCGGCCGTCGACTCCCGGAACCGCCTGCGCATCGCGGCGGCGGTCGGCATCAACGGCGACGTCGCGGCCAAGGCGCAGGCGCTGGCCGAGGTCGGCGTCGACGTTCTGGTGGTCGACACCGCGCACGGCCATCAGCTGAAGATGCTCGACGCGATCAAGTCGGTGTCCTCGCTGGATCTGGGCCTGCCGCTGGCCGCGGGCAATGTGGTCTCAGCCGACGGCGTGCGCGACCTGGTCAACGCCGGCGCCACGATCGTCAAGGTCGGTGTCGGTCCCGGTGCCATGTGCACCACCCGGATGATGACCGGCGTGGGTCGCCCGCAGTTCTCCGCGGTGCTCGAATGTTCGCTGGCTGCAAGGGAACTCGGCGCGCATGTCTGGGCCGACGGCGGTGTGCGGCATCCCCGCGACGTCGCGTTGGCGCTGGCCGCGGGTGCGTCGAACGTGATGATCGGCTCGTGGTTCGCCGGCACCTATGAATCCCCCGGCGACTTGATGCGCGACCGCGACGGCCAACCGTACAAGGAGAGCTACGGCATGGCCTCCAAGCGCGCGGTCGCGGCCCGCACCGCGGGCGACGATGCATTCGACCGCGCCCGCAAGGGCCTGTTCGAGGAGGGCATCTCGACGTCGCGCATGGCGTTGGACCCCGAACGCGGCGGTGTCGAGGACCTGCTGGACCACATCACCTCCGGCGTACGCAGCACGTGCACCTACGTTGGGGCCGCGACACTGCCCGAACTGCACGAGAAGGTCGTACTCGGGGTGCAGTCAGCCGCCGGGTTCGCCGAGGGCCATCCCCTGCCCACCGGATGGTGA